A genome region from Mycobacterium florentinum includes the following:
- a CDS encoding cytochrome P450: MKDSELAQLLPHWDTYKPEHENVRHEIMRYARQNQPVAWTDALGGTWLVTRFKEVQQVALDWETFSSQDAIPFGIPLRICPIDSDPPLQTALRHMLNPLFSRSYLSRYIPMMNKLAADLVDVWARNGRVELVNEFAAPYVGTILMNIVMGDMGPDQSERVAKAVIGCAHEGSPENFMALVAASMERLETAKADPDNAPPVLKGILECKVDGRPLDEDERLGVLNILFLGGLDTTRAAISMIALRMATQPGLEQRLRDPNWVRQDLDEFLRIDSPVATFGRVATKDTELAGVLIKKGQRLLLRYDSANRDESRFPDPDTLVFDDTSRRPTHTAFSLGMHRCVGSNLARLQIPIAWENILSRITNLRLTVDPRDIVWEPGLSNGPRTVPLTFDTL; the protein is encoded by the coding sequence ATGAAGGATTCCGAACTCGCCCAGTTGCTGCCGCACTGGGACACCTACAAGCCCGAACACGAAAACGTCCGCCACGAGATCATGCGCTACGCCAGGCAGAACCAGCCCGTGGCATGGACCGACGCCCTGGGCGGGACATGGCTGGTGACCCGGTTCAAGGAAGTCCAACAAGTCGCGCTGGACTGGGAGACGTTCTCCTCGCAGGACGCCATCCCATTCGGCATCCCGTTGCGGATCTGCCCGATCGATTCCGACCCGCCCCTGCAGACCGCATTGCGCCATATGCTCAACCCCTTATTCAGCCGCAGCTACCTGAGCCGCTACATCCCGATGATGAACAAGCTGGCCGCTGACCTGGTGGATGTGTGGGCGCGCAACGGCCGCGTCGAACTGGTCAACGAATTCGCAGCCCCCTACGTCGGCACCATCCTGATGAACATCGTCATGGGCGACATGGGCCCCGACCAGAGCGAGCGCGTCGCCAAAGCTGTCATCGGCTGCGCCCACGAAGGCAGCCCCGAGAACTTCATGGCCTTGGTGGCGGCCTCGATGGAACGCCTGGAGACCGCCAAGGCCGACCCCGATAACGCCCCACCCGTGCTCAAAGGAATCCTCGAGTGCAAGGTCGACGGCCGACCCCTGGACGAGGACGAGCGCCTGGGCGTGCTGAACATCTTGTTCCTCGGCGGTCTCGATACCACTCGCGCGGCGATCAGCATGATCGCACTGCGGATGGCCACCCAGCCTGGGCTCGAGCAGCGATTGCGCGACCCTAACTGGGTCCGCCAAGACCTCGATGAGTTCCTTCGAATTGACTCGCCGGTAGCCACTTTCGGCCGCGTCGCCACGAAGGACACCGAATTGGCCGGCGTGCTCATCAAGAAGGGACAGCGGTTGCTGTTGCGCTATGACTCGGCCAACCGCGACGAATCACGGTTCCCCGACCCTGACACCCTGGTCTTCGACGACACATCCCGTCGGCCTACACATACGGCCTTCAGCCTGGGCATGCACCGCTGCGTCGGCTCCAACCTCGCCCGACTGCAGATCCCCATCGCGTGGGAAAACATCTTGAGCCGGATCACCAATCTGCGCCTGACCGTCGACCCCCGCGACATCGTTTGGGAACCCGGACTGTCCAACGGCCCGCGCACCGTTCCCCTGACTTTCGACACGCTATGA
- a CDS encoding aldehyde dehydrogenase family protein, with amino-acid sequence MSAQAAVAARAGAQRSRIDVVSPATGAVVGVVPVDGPSEVAAIAAELRAAQPEWEACGPRERGVVLRRFLDWILDNERSLVETIQAESGKSWGDASLEIIMAVDTINYYVKNAPTFIADRAVSPAGLANLTKKLTVQYRPYPLVGVITPWNGPLAGPIMDGVAALLAGAAVLFKPSEVTPLTWAAAARGWRDVDAPPILGCVNGYGDTGQAVVDEVDMVMFTGSTATGRAIATRAGERLIPCSLELGGKDAMIVCADANLERAAKAAAWGAMFNSGQICVSVERVYVVADVYDQFVELVTRQVNGLRHGTDAPGSFTSDVGAMATAAQLATVERHVADAVAKGARVLTGGQRREPGLYFEPTVLADVDHSMLCMREETFGPTLPIMKVDTEDQAIDLTNDSVYGLGSSLWTRDRARAQCLSRRIEAGAVNVNNALATTFQMTTPMSGWKQSGLGQRFDGAAGMLKFCRPKTVLSERVQLPAEPLWYPYRRRTSTVIARLVRLTGAHDWGRRLARRPKEGRR; translated from the coding sequence ATGAGCGCCCAGGCCGCCGTTGCCGCACGAGCGGGTGCGCAGCGTTCCCGTATCGACGTGGTATCACCGGCTACCGGGGCCGTCGTCGGTGTTGTCCCCGTGGACGGCCCCAGCGAAGTCGCCGCCATCGCCGCCGAATTGCGTGCAGCGCAACCAGAATGGGAAGCCTGCGGTCCACGCGAGCGCGGGGTGGTGCTGCGCAGGTTCCTCGACTGGATCCTCGACAACGAACGCAGCCTCGTCGAGACCATCCAGGCGGAGTCGGGCAAATCGTGGGGCGACGCGTCGCTGGAGATCATCATGGCCGTCGACACCATCAACTACTACGTCAAGAACGCGCCGACGTTCATCGCCGACCGAGCTGTGTCGCCGGCCGGGCTGGCCAACCTAACCAAGAAACTGACGGTTCAATACCGACCGTATCCGTTGGTCGGCGTGATCACCCCATGGAACGGTCCGCTGGCCGGCCCCATCATGGACGGAGTTGCGGCGCTGCTGGCCGGTGCCGCAGTGCTATTCAAGCCGTCGGAGGTCACACCGCTGACCTGGGCCGCCGCAGCACGCGGATGGCGCGACGTCGATGCGCCACCGATACTCGGATGTGTCAACGGCTACGGCGACACCGGGCAGGCGGTAGTCGACGAGGTCGACATGGTCATGTTCACCGGTTCCACTGCCACCGGGCGCGCGATTGCCACCCGGGCCGGCGAACGTTTGATCCCTTGCAGCCTGGAGCTGGGCGGCAAAGATGCCATGATCGTGTGCGCCGACGCGAACCTGGAGCGGGCGGCCAAAGCCGCAGCGTGGGGCGCGATGTTCAACTCGGGCCAGATATGCGTTTCAGTAGAACGGGTCTACGTCGTTGCCGACGTATACGACCAATTCGTCGAGCTGGTTACGCGTCAGGTCAACGGCCTGCGACACGGAACCGACGCGCCGGGCAGCTTCACCTCGGACGTGGGTGCGATGGCCACCGCCGCTCAACTGGCCACGGTGGAACGCCATGTCGCCGACGCTGTTGCCAAAGGAGCTCGCGTGCTCACCGGAGGGCAGCGCCGCGAGCCAGGCCTGTACTTCGAACCGACCGTGCTCGCCGACGTGGACCATTCGATGCTGTGCATGCGAGAGGAGACCTTTGGTCCGACACTGCCAATCATGAAGGTCGACACCGAAGACCAAGCGATCGATCTGACCAACGATTCCGTCTACGGACTGGGGTCCAGTTTATGGACGCGTGATCGTGCACGCGCGCAATGCCTTTCGCGGCGCATCGAGGCCGGCGCGGTCAATGTCAACAATGCGCTGGCGACCACTTTTCAGATGACGACGCCGATGAGCGGTTGGAAACAGTCCGGTTTGGGACAGCGATTCGACGGAGCTGCAGGCATGTTGAAGTTCTGCCGGCCCAAGACGGTGCTGTCCGAGCGCGTCCAGCTGCCGGCCGAGCCACTGTGGTACCCGTACCGGCGGCGCACCAGCACCGTAATAGCGCGGCTCGTGCGGCTCACGGGCGCACACGACTGGGGGCGCCGGCTGGCCAGACGCCCGAAGGAGGGCCGGCGGTGA